The following coding sequences are from one Scylla paramamosain isolate STU-SP2022 unplaced genomic scaffold, ASM3559412v1 Contig91, whole genome shotgun sequence window:
- the LOC135098905 gene encoding uncharacterized protein LOC135098905, with amino-acid sequence MYPSGGCKRYTANDTLGYAIHTTSNTNMTKPQPKRFNIRSSTCLAPVGHMVTYLANTDRRRTLPSPANLSKMPKKGKQQAPQQESSPSLQEEETGDVPPEVPDDTDVPDVEVVKVQPVAGLSRKRTRPSKKDVQDYPFNDDQLREIANYVQLHPELYDKRNEKWLNPAWKESLWKDLAQTFSDCSHQQVKKVVDKKRTDFGKIEKRESKSGSAARPRTQREQKIVEVWAFLAGHIAHESTHPSDDFGRQGDDQDSSSHESVLSAHSIARRKRKKERQEEELSSPRSTKSTQESSAIQELLQSAQLLATRKPPVEGPDADIRQFVEFMYTRLKKVSPMHHGVLFSKIAYMISLMEEPVMARSAIKDPRRLLDSVPMPLGVASPSHLWQPPAPPTLAPAPPPPPPVYHQPQYQQPHYSQPQYQQQQYQQPQQQQYQQPQQQYQPQQSEQQQFPQQPQQQQVPTPIQWESILGCSPSPVKTLQHTSTTTKLQGQKTKSPAKKAIMSPMIETPKGYEAEDSDE; translated from the exons ATGTACCCCAGTGGTGGCTGCAAACGCTACACTGCCAATGACACTCTTGGCTACGCTATACACACCACCAGTAATACCAACATGACCAAACCGCAGCCTAAACGTTTCAATATACGCAGCAGTACATGCCTCG CACCCGTGGGCCACATGGTCACTTATCTCgcaaacacagacagaagaaGAACCCTCCCATCTCCAGCCAACCTTTCCAAGATGCCCAAGAAAGGCAAGCAGCAAGCACCACAGCAGGAGTCTTCCCCGAgtctgcaggaggaagaaactggtGATGTTCCTCCTGAGGTTCCTGACGACACTGACGTTCCTGATGTGGAAGTGGTGAAGGTACAACCTGTTGCTGGGCTCTCCAGGAAACGCACTCGGCCATCCAAGAAAGACGTTCAGGACTACCCCTTCAACGACGACCAACTGAGGGAGATAGCAAACTACGTCCAGTTGCATCCAGAGCTCTACGATAAGCGGAACGAGAAGTGGCTGAATCCGGCGTGGAAGGAGAGCCTCTGGAAGGACCTGGCCCAAACTTTCTCGGACTGTTCTCACCAGCAGGTGAAGAAGGTGGTGGACAAGAAGAGAACAGATTTTGGGAAAATCgagaagagggagagcaagagtGGATCAGCAGCCAGGCCGAGGACGCAGAGGGAGCAGAAGATCGTCGAGGTTTGGGCCTTCCTGGCAGGTCACATCGCCCACGAAAGTACGCACCCTAGTGATGACTTCGGCAGACAAGGTGACGATCAAGATTCCTCCAGCCATGAGTCTGTCCTATCGGCCCACTCAAttgccaggaggaagaggaagaaggaacggcaggaggaggaactatCCAGCCCACGATCCACCAAATCTACCCAGGAGAGCAGTGCCATCCAAGAACTACTCCAGAGTGCACAGCTGCTAGCTACACGAAAACCACCAGTCGAGGGACCTGACGCTGACATCCGGCAGTTTGTTGAATTTATGTACACTCGCCTGAAGAAGGTTTCCCCCATGCATCATGGAGTACTCTTCTCCAAGATCGCGTACATGATCAGCCTCATGGAGGAACCAGTGATGGCCAGGAGTGCTATTAAAGACCCGAGGAGGTTGCTGGATTCTGTGCCCATGCCACTAGGAGTTGCGAGCCCATCGCACCTGTGGCAGCCTCCTGCACCGCCTActcttgctcctgctcctcctcctcctcctccagtctatcATCAGCCGCAGTACCAGCAGCCACATTACTCGCAGCcccaataccaacaacaacagtaccaacagcctcaacaacaacagtaccaacagcctcaacaacaataccagCCTCAACAATCAGAACAGCAACAGTTCCCTcagcagccacagcagcagcaggtgcccACCCCAATACAGTGGGAATCTATACTCGGCTGTTCACCGTCCCCCGTCAAGACCCTGCAGCACACAAGTACGACCACCAAACTCCAGGGCCAGAAGACGAAATCGCCGGCGAAAAAGGCCATAATGTCCCCCATGATCGAGACGCCGAAGGGCTACGAGGCGGAGGATAGCGACgagtaa
- the LOC135098906 gene encoding uncharacterized protein LOC135098906 codes for MHGDFHHLLQELNREDTKGYKNFLRIKPELFREMVDRLTPILAKKATRMREPLSVGLKLAVTLQFLASGDSYTSLQYSFRVSKTAICRFVPKVCQAIIDIYKPEVLKCPRTPEEWNQVAEGFSKRWNYHKCGGGLDGKHVRVKKPWHAGSLFFNYKKFHSIVLMAVADANYKFLYVDVGAEGSAGDGGTWFKCTLHDAIAQKRVGFPEHSFLPSDDTPIPFHVVADDAFALKTWLMKPYSHQSQVYEEKIFSYRLSRARRVVENAFGLLQSRFRVFGTTMLQRPAVVKIVTMCGCVMHNLILDRYSNFHPQEVDCEDGDHNVIDGSWRNIPNLMQRLQTRRGTNPTREAKAVRDYLALYYASEAGAVPWRERMVYPRGRPADEQRMEQ; via the coding sequence ATGCATGGCGATTTTCACCACCTGCTGCAGGAGCTCAACCGAGAAGACACCAAGGGCTACAAGAACTTCCTCCGCATCAAACCTGAACTTTTCAGAGAGATGGTGGACCGGCTTACTCCAATCCTCGCCAAAAAAGCCACCAGAATGAGAGAGCCCCTGTCAGTGGGGTTGAAGTTGGCTGTCACCCTCCAATTCCTGGCATCCGGCGATTCATATACGAGTCTGCAATACAGCTTCAGGGTCTCCAAAACCGCCATCTGTAGATTCGTACCTAAAGTCTGCCAGGCCATAATTGACATATACAAACCTGAGGTGCTCAAGTGCCCAAGAACTCCAGAAGAATGGAATCAAGTTGCCGAAGGATTCTCAAAGAGGTGGAACTATCACAAGTGTGGAGGTGGTCTGGATGGCAAGCATGTTCGAGTGAAGAAGCCCTGGCATGCAGGATCACTGTTCTTCAATTACAAGAAGTTCCACAGCATTGTCCTCATGGCCGTCGCAGATGCAAACTACAAGTTCCTGTACGTCGACGTAGGTGCTGAAGGAagtgctggtgatggaggaactTGGTTCAAGTGCACCCTTCACGATGCCATCGCGCAGAAACGAGTGGGATTTCCAGAGCACAGCTTCCTGCCGAGTGACGACACGCCAATCCCATTCCAcgttgttgctgatgatgccTTCGCCCTCAAGACCTGGCTTATGAAACCTTACTCACATCAATCCCAGGTATACGAAGAAAAAATCTTCAGCTACAGGTTGTCTCGCGCCCGTCGTGTGGTGGAAAATGCTTTCGGTCTCCTGCAGTCACGATTTAGAGTCTTCGGCACTACCATGCTACAACGACCTGCAGTTGTCAAAATTGTCaccatgtgtgggtgtgtgatgcACAACCTGATATTGGACCGCTACTCAAATTTCCATCCCCAAGAAGTCGACTGCGAAGATGGTGACCATAACGTGATTGATGGATCGTGGAGGAACATACCAAATCTGATGCAACGCCTCCAAACTCGACGGGGAACAAATCCAACGAGAGAAGCAAAGGCCGTCCGAGACTACCTGGCTTTGTACTATGCATCAGAAGCGGGCGCAGTTCCCTGGCGAGAAAGGATGGTATATCCAAGAGGACGACCAGCAGACGAACAAAGGATGGagcaataa